One segment of Anastrepha obliqua isolate idAnaObli1 chromosome 3, idAnaObli1_1.0, whole genome shotgun sequence DNA contains the following:
- the LOC129240608 gene encoding dynactin subunit 1: MSERSLKVGARVDITGKDLQGTVAYIGMTSFAVGKWVGVVLDEPKGKNNGQIKGQTYFECAENCGMFVRPTQIRVIGGTPDSKKSLEDIADSASSGSSVRMSIAQPTKARLSGSRSSLSSSRQSLGGSRSQLSASLIERSGSTASSSSGGRKSLQPPSVTARDHIAGSATASSSSIPTAEGGSSGGNGSASHSTSKRASFVETGFLEILKPQFTPLQPMRSPSFTAVPPGPTAEEKAAAAEQQKLIDDLQTQVTDLTEKLETLKQRRSEDKERLREFDKMKIQFEQLQEFRSKIMTAQASLQKELQRAKQETKDAIEARERHAQEMSELADNVELITLDKEMAEEKADTLQLELDSAKERIEELQVDLELLRSEMQNKAETSIGDIAGEGGGMSTYEFKQLEQQNLRLKETLVRLRDLSAHDKHDIQKLTKELEMKKSEVAELERTKEKLSSKIDELEATVADLQEQVDAALGAEEMVEQLAEKKMELEDKVKMLEEEVAQLEALEEVHEQLVESNHELEMDLREELDLMSAARKEALRERDAAIETIYDRDQTITKFRELVQKLNEQLLDLRDRTTNNDQKSLQDPSVKIASETIDYKQMFAESKAYTRAIDVQLRQIELSQANEHVQMLTAFMPESFMSRGGDHDSILVILLISRIVFKCGIVVSQTRERFPAVDNITREAVFQGHSVQQYAFKCRLMHYIHNLQCALHQILYGLNSCQPDTLLRAGNSLPEMIAQEKTIDGIIELLKSNQLDENSTTENIEKCVAFFNAMNSVLLAGEDLLNETQMIRDCVAALGSACESILNDVTIGRTIIREGGETSDSILLMQYLNEQTEAIKQQVKLIKRRLPQDQHVIKCGISPLKLEAMRQITQSLSRIMSVMHSATKQAVQVIAASIESDNTAEHTVEHAKFWELLTQACERVYEQDDRGPSQNFKGMLSQANIDLQQLAQYLLDKEYEIMSLANQKQEKPISPIISRAQLIKKQLEQKNVLAATLENREADIKQLKLAAKLKQNELSEMQIRKDLAEKKLSVLQSEFEHTVEKWKRQYEETHAQLEKLQKKEKEYEDTLDHLQSDIEALESEKSTLREKLKSTGGTKRFADSSLSSTSGSGGAFSSHGVSGSTPLIAEELQLLKTVFHNERSSRLRMQAQQIRDKLKKFEPIYVPQPKDKRITELEAELTRMKHAWALSLLQAGPKPDATGIESIVALQRRNQQVPAKSEISSRASHLAAEILTEYLQRNPHRAANCEFAAFPTVEVKRVLKL, from the exons ATGTCGGAGAGGAGTTTAAAAGTAGGCGCGCGGGTCGATATAACCGGCAAGGATCTGCAAGGAACTGTTGCCTATATTGGTATGACCAGCTTCGCCGTTGGCAAGTGGGTGGGCGTGGTACTTGATGAACCGAAAGGTAAAAACAATGGCCAAATCAAAGGCCAGACATATTTTGAATGCGCGGAAAATTGTGGCATGTTTGTACGCCCAACGCAAATTCGAGTCATTGGTGGTACTCCCGATTCCAAGAAGTCTTTAGAAGATATAGCCGATTCGGCAAGTAGTGGCAGCAGCGTTAGAATGTCCATAGCCCAACCCACTAAAGCACGGTTGAGCGGGTCTAGGAGCTCGCTCTCTTCCAGCCGCCAATCATTGGGAGGTTCACGTTCGCAGCTCTCAGCTTCGTTAATAGAACGAAGCGGCAGCACAGCAAGTAGTTCCAGTGGCGGCCGGAAGAGTTTGCAACCACCCAGCGTTACGGCTAGGGATCATATTGCTGGCTCTGCAACAGCATCCAGTTCGTCCATTCCCACAGCTGAAGGTGGGAGTAGCGGTGGCAATGGTAGTGCCTCGCATTCTACCTCGAAACGTGCTTCCTTCGTCGAAACTGGTTTCCTTGAGATTCTGAAGCCGCAATTCACGCCATTGCAGCCAATGCGCTCGCCTTCTTTTACCGCTGTGCCGCCTGGCCCCACCGCTGAAGAGAAGGCAGCAGCCGCTGAGCAACAGAAACTTATCGACGATCTGCAAACTCAAGTTACCGATCTAACTGAGAAACTAGAAACGCTCAAGCAACGCCGCAGCGAAGACAAAGAACGACTACGCGAATTcgataaaatgaaaattcagtTTGAACAGTTGCAAGAATTCCGTAGCAAAATTATGACTGCGCAAGCATCGTTGCAAAAGGAGTTACAGCGCGctaaacaagaaacaaaagaCGCCATCGAAGCGCGCGAAAGACATGCCCAAGAAATGTCTGAATTGGCTGATAATGTTGAACTTATCACCTTGGACAAAGAAATGGCAGAAGAAAAAGCAGATACACTGCAACTCGAATTGGACTCCGCCAAGGAGCGAATTGAGGAATTACAAGTCGACTTGGAATTATTGCGTTCAGAGATGCAAAACAAAGCTGAAACATCAATTGGTGATATCGCTGGCGAAGGTGGTGGCATGTCAACCTATGAATTCAAGCAGCTGGaacagcaaaatttacgcttaaaAGAGACTTTGGTGCGTTTGCGTGACTTGTCTGCGCACGATAAACACGACATACAGAAACTTACAAAAGAATTGGAAATGAAGAAGTCGGAAGTGGCCGAGTTGGAACGCACAAAGGAAAAACTGTCAAGCAAAATTGATGAATTGGAGGCGACAGTCGCCGACTTGCAG GAGCAAGTCGATGCTGCACTTGGCGCCGAAGAAATGGTTGAGCAATTGGCCGAAAAGAAAATGGAGCTGGAAGACAAAGTGAAAATGCTTGAGGAAGAGGTGGCACAGCTGGAGGCGCTTGAAGAAGTACACGAACAGCTGGTAGAAAGCAACCACGAACTTGAAATGGACTTGCGTGAGGAATTGGATTTGATGAGTGCAGCGCGCAAAGAGGCACTGCGCGAACGTGACGCGGCTATTGAAACGATCTACGATCGCGATCAGACAATCACAAAATTCCGCGAGCTGGTTCAGAAATTGAACGAACAGTTGTTGGACTTGCGCGATCGCACAACCAACAATGACCAGAAATCGCTGCAAGATCCCAGCGTAAAGATTGCCAGTGAAACAATCGACTATAAGCAGATGTTTGCTGAATCGAAAGCTTACACGCGCGCCATTGATGTGCAGTTGCGCCAAATCGAGCTATCGCAGGCTAACGAACACGTGCAAATGCTGACCGCCTTCATGCCGGAATCATTCATGAGCCGTGGTGGGGATCACGATTCAATTCTGGTTATTTTGCTAATCTCACGCATCGTCTTCAAGTGTGGCATCGTAGTGAGCCAAACACGGGAGCGTTTCCCAGCTGTGGACAATATAACGCGCGAGGCAGTTTTTCAGGGGCACTCTGTGCAGCAATACGCCTTCAAGTGCCGCCTCATGCACTACATCCACAACTTGCAATGCGCGCTTCACCAAATTCTCTATGGACTAAACAGCTGCCAGCCAGATACACTGTTGCGCGCCGGTAATTCACTGCCCGAAATGATCGCACAGGAGAAAACCATCGATGGTATTATTGAGTTGTTGAAGTCAAATCAATTGGATGAGAATTCCACCACAGAAAATATCGAAAAGTGTGTGGCCTTCTTCAATGCCATGAACTCTGTGTTACTAGCCGGCGAGGATCTACTCAATGAAACACAAATGATACGCGATTGTGTTGCTGCGCTGGGCTCGGCTTGTGAGTCGATTTTGAATGATGTCACCATAGGGCGCACCATCATACGCGAAGGTGGCGAAACCAGCGACTCAATACTGTTAATGCAGTACCTCAACGAGCAAACGGAAGCGATCAAACAGCAAGTAAAGCTCATTAAACGTCGTTTGCCACAGGATCAACATGTAATCAAGTGCGGCATATCGCCACTTAAACTAGAAGCGATGCGTCAAATCACACAGTCGCTCTCACGCATCATGTCCGTAATGCACTCGGCTACGAAGCAGGCTGTGCAGGTGATAGCTGCCTCCATTGAGTCGGACAACACTGCCGAGCACACCGTTGAGCATGCCAAATTCTGGGAACTGCTTACACAGGCTTGCGAGCGTGTATACGAACAGGACGATCGTGGCCCGTCGCAGAACTTCAAGGGCATGTTGTCGCAAGCAAACATCGATTTGCAGCAATTGGCGCAGTATTTGTTGGACAAGGAATATGAAATTATGTCCTTGGCTAATCAGAAACAGGAGAAACCCATCTCGCCAATCATTTCGCGCGCCCAACTCATCAAAAAGCAGCTGGAGCAGAAGAATGTGCTAGCTGCGACACTTGAGAATCGCGAGGCGGATATAAAGCAGCTGAAACTGGCTGCCAAACTGAAGCAGAATGAACTCTCAGAGATGCAGATTCGCAAGGACCTAGCCGAGAAGAAACTTTCGGTATTGCAGAGCGAGTTCGAGCATACGGTGGAAAAATGGAAGCGTCAGTATGAAGAAACACACGCACAGTTAGAGAAGTTGCAGAAGAAGGAGAAGGAGTACGAGGATACACTCGATCATCTGCAGAGCGATATCGAAGCGCTGGAGAGTGAGAAGAGTACATTGCGTGAGAAGCTCAAGTCAACGGGTGGTACTAAACGCTTTGCAGACTCCTCACTCTCATCGACAAGTGGCAGCGGTGGCGCTTTTAGCAGTCACGGGGTTTCTGGCAGCACACCACTCATTGCCGAGGAGCTGCAGCTGCTGAAAACGGTGTTCCATAACGAACGCAGTTCTCGCTTACGCATGCAAGCGCAGCAGATACGCGACAAGCTAAAGAAATTCGAACCAATTTATGTGCCGCAACCTAAAGACAAGCGTATCACTGAACTGGAAGCCGAACTGACGCGCATGAAGCACGCATGGGCGTTATCGCTCCTCCAGGCAGGCCCCAAACCTGATGCGACCGGCATCGAGTCGATTGTGGCGCTGCAACGGCGCAACCAACAAGTGCCCGCCAAATCGGAGATCTCCTCACGTGCCAGTCACCTGGCAGCCGAAATACTCACAGAATATCTGCAGCGCAATCCACATCGTGCTGCCAACTGCGAATTCGCGGCCTTTCCAACGGTCGAGGTGAAACGAGTGCTGAAGCTATAG